From Populus alba chromosome 16, ASM523922v2, whole genome shotgun sequence:
AAATCGATTCGGGTTAACTCATTCAATTCATAAATCGAGCCTTGAATCTGGTCGTTATAACTTTGCTTGGTATTAAAAATTGacatatttaaattcaattgctatgattttataaattttctagTCTTTGACTTTGACGAGCATGAATGTAAATTCATTGAGTTCCTCATAAATATATGATGCGATGTGGGCAAGGGCAAAGTCAGATTTTTTCCTGTCCtgagttattaaataaatatataatttttttaagattaattattaactcatgtacatgaatttttaaatttaatagtaaagttttaattcaaatacactacctaaaatattaaaaataaatttaaaagtatataaaattgaagtgaaagtaaaaataaattcccACTATTAAGTTACATCTTTTGAtgttttgtggaatataattcatctataatcaaATCTGAATCGATATTATAACAGCTCCTCAACagagataaaataacattctCATGTCAACTGGAAGACaaagtaattattttgttttcctctctcaattcctcctttccttcacttgattcttctttagattagtgttttataagttggactctataagtttacaaggttattctctcacttttttttttttttttttcttagattttttttttatatttttcttttactcttctctctcttttctcgcattttcttttttttctttttctattttgctTCTGCCTAGTcagcaacatataaaaggaaggaagaactaatttgttttattttttaatggaaaataatCATCTTTACCTTTAATaagttgttttgcttttatttgacgattcttctttttttttttagtactaCCAAGTTTCGTTCAttcctaaaattttaatcagattttattcaatatattttaagattcccTCGTAAATATTCAGCTTCAATCTGATGGTTGGATTCAAATTACGcccaataacataaaactagtcaaattgtgatttttcatcaaatttctgaatttctctaaaaattttctctaaaaattttgaaattttaactcaaggtaaaacatcatattagaaggctccacgtaaattttcaaaaaattttgataactcaataaaaaattactaatttttttaatataaaactaataaaatcgTTACCTAAACTATAGTCCACCCCAATCTTTAACATGCCTCCTCCCTTGGATATCTCCACCCTTGGATGTGGGATGCATGGCAAGCCTGTATGTACGCCCATATTACTTGATAAGATAAAACCAGACAAAAGGGATAGAAATACGAGTTCAAAAGCCAGAGATCAAAGTGATAAATTTGGCCACAGTTTAAGGTTTGGATCAAGAAGCCATTTCTTCGTCTTCAAAAAGCTTGGCCTTGTAAAGCACACAACAGGTGCCCGATTGGTTGCCTAAAATGAAAACATCCATGATTCCTCACTTCACACTTGTAATGGATGTTGATGAGTTTCAGAGCGTAAACTACCTTCTATTGAACGCATCGCAGGCAGCTAAGAAATGTCGGCACCGTACGAAGGAGAATGATTGCATGGGAATGCATGCTCATAGATACTGTCTGCTGTAACACTCTGGGGGTTTCTTAGGATCAATGGCATAATTGCTGTTATTGGAGATACACAGCGAGGTGGATTGGATAGCTGTGAGAAATAAAACAAGCAGAGGCATCGAGCAagcaaaaatatataacaacaaTGAAGGAATGACGAGACAACTAGCTTGGTCTCTGACaatacaagaaaacaaattcatgGGCCAAAGTAAACTTGGAATGGAGTTCCGGCAACATATCGTCTCCGACACTACAATACAAGTGTTCCTATTTTTCAGATTACTTGTTACAGATTAATACATAATCCATGCTGATGGCATACTAGCACATATCAACTGCTTCACACAGTGAACTAGATATGGTGGAGAAAATCAAAGCCACTGCAACCATCAGATGAAACAAAATGAAGCCCCTCAGTTCATCATTTTCCACAAAACTATACAGTAGTCCTCAAAAGAACTTAAGTCTTTGAAACACatttttcatcatattaaacTTAGCTGCCACCAACCAGTCCCTGCAATAAATAAGAACAAGGACATTTAAAGATGTGCGAAAATAAAGCAGTCAAAGCAATATAACAACCATAAAATGCATTGTAACCTGACAAAGCGCCTGGCTACTTCTGACCCCTCTTCCACAAGACCCCAATTTTCTTCAACATGTTCCCGTTTTTCTTCTTTGGAGAGTCATCATCCATATCTTCAGAGAAGGGCGAACCCATATTTCCAGGAATAGGATTATAGTTGTTGTCTAGAGAACCTGTTCTCTCTACAAATTTGCCATTGTTCCCAGTTGACAGCATAGCAGCGGCTGCCTCAGCGGCTTTCCTCCATTGGTCTGACTGCACCTTTAACCTCCTCAATTCAGCCTCCATTTCTGTGTTTGCTGCCTGAGCTGCATCCAGCTGCTCAGTCACCCTTGCTGCTCTTCTGCTACTTTTATCTGCTTCCTCTGTCAGATAACCAAGTTTCATCAGAGCCTCGTGTTCTGCAGCCCTTGCAGTTTCTGCCAATGCAACAGCTTCATCATTAACCTTACTTTTCTCCATTTCCcctttcttgatttctttcCAGAGTGTTCCATTTTCCTCTGCTACACTCTGCAACTGTGCTTCTTTATCCAACAAGCTCGCCTTCAACTCTGCCAGATCATGCTCTAACTTCTTCAGCTCCATTGCAAGTTCAGATTCCCTCTCACTTGGCTGATTTTTCTCAATCTTTAAAGCCAGTCCCTCATTCTCCTCAGAAATGCCCTGCAATTCAGTTTCCTTATCCATCAGGTTAGCCCTCAATTcttcaatattgtttttggCTTTCTTCAATTCAGCTTCCAATTCAGCCTCTTTGTGGCCTGATTCCAACTTTGTACGTTCAACTTGTTCATAAGCGCTTCTAATCTGCAATGTGCTTTGAATATATTCTTCCTGGTACCTGGTCTCAGATGCTTCTAGTGCGGATTTCAACTGACCTACTTCATGTTTCAAAAGGTTCATTTTTGCTTTGAGCTGTTTTGTTTCCTCATTTTCTACACTTTCCTGCAAAACTTCAACATCCCCTGTAGGATTCATGACTGTTTTCCCACAAATGTTCGCTGGATCTGCTTGCAGTTTACTCACAAGTTCCTCCAAGGGTTTTACTTGAGCTCTTGATTGTTCCAGCTCCAATGATAAGGACCTGCAAGCCTCCATGGCTTTGACGTCATCTGCCTGCAGCATTTCAGCAGTTGCATTTGCTTCTTCCAATTGCTTTTGAGTTTTACTAACAAGTTCCAGGGCTTGAGCTTCAGATTCCCTGGTATCACTGAGCtcagttttcattttttcaacaaGGGAGAGAGTTTCAGTTAGTTCCAGTCTCAGCCCTTGTAATTCAGCATATGCTGATTCTGCATGTTTTGTTTGGGAAGCTTCAGATTCCACTACCATTTCCAGCTGATTTTTGAGCCTCTGGATTTCATTCATGGCAGAAGCCAGGGCTGCAGAATCAATTGAGTGCTGCTTCTGCATGGCCTCCAGTTCAGACTGCCAAGCTTTATCACGATCATGGGAGACTTTACGGAGCTCTTGAACACGGACATCTTCAGAACTAGAAAGCTCCATCAATTGCTGTTGTGATTCCTCAAATTTCTCTGACATGGTTAAAAGCTGCTTCTTGGTGTCTTCAGCTTCCTGCTGGGCTCGTCTCTTCCATGACTCTGATGCGTTCAGTTGATCTTTTGCCTTCTTCAGATCCTCCTGGAGTTGTGCAAGCTGTGTTTCCAATTCAGATATTCTGCTTGGGCGCTTCTTCTGGGCTCGAAAGACAGAGGATAGCAAAGCGAGTAAACAACAGTAGTAGGAAAAGTTTCTTcctaagaaaaatcaattgtgATAATTTAAAAGTAAGGAATTGTGTCTAAAAACACCCAAATGGCGGGAGACAGGAATTTGTAACAGAGTAATATAAATAAGCATCTGTGACTATCACATGGCCAACTGTAAAAAAACTCCCCCATGTAGTTTCATTTAAACATGAACTAGTTGTAGCTGAGTACCTCAGTTGCTGGACTTTGAGATAATCTGCGTTCAGTGACTTTAGGACTTCTGTCTTTCGGGGTCCTACTTGCTGGATTTGGGGAGACAGAGTTGTTTTCTGATCCAGAAGTTTTGAGTTGCCGAGTTCGAGGTGTTGCGGGAGATTTCTTCTGAGGCACTTCCAAAGAGCTGGTTCTGCACTCAAAGTTGGGTGAATGACAACAAGTATAGTTAGATAGGCATGAAAATCAAAGGACCTGCTTCCAAGTTCCAGCAACTGATGCTAGATAACTGTCAAAACTTGATAAAATAcaaggagaaaagaagaaaagaaagaaggatgCTATATAAGTTAGTAGCTGGGCTGTAAATTTACAGAATCTTGAGTAGATTAACCATGCGAGAATTCATGGCACATCAGTGTTATTAggtgaaaaaatttcaataccTGCCACCTCATGAATGGGTTAAGTAACAATGCTTAGGATTCAGGGTATATCAGTGTGTTGTTAGGTGATAAATTTCAACACCTGCCACCTATTGAATGGATTAACCATGCTAGGATTCAACATTCACCCACCAATTGGATCTTGATGCCTCACCTGAAtcactattataatttatttgccTTTGAAATAGTAGCCGAACTTTGTTGACAGTCGAAGGAGAAAAAATAGGTTTCTTacccaaaatcaaaagaaaacgaAATTACAAGGAAAAACAAGGCTTACAGGTAACCTTAAAGCAAAATGAGAAAGAGAATATAATGTTCAATTCTTAACAAGAGTCCCCTTGTCACAAACCAGATTAATTGTACTCTTTCTTCCACTTTCCATTATAATGCAGAGTAGAACCAATAATTTG
This genomic window contains:
- the LOC118045892 gene encoding interactor of constitutive active ROPs 2, chloroplastic; this translates as MQTPKAKTSSLEVPQKKSPATPRTRQLKTSGSENNSVSPNPASRTPKDRSPKVTERRLSQSPATEKKRPSRISELETQLAQLQEDLKKAKDQLNASESWKRRAQQEAEDTKKQLLTMSEKFEESQQQLMELSSSEDVRVQELRKVSHDRDKAWQSELEAMQKQHSIDSAALASAMNEIQRLKNQLEMVVESEASQTKHAESAYAELQGLRLELTETLSLVEKMKTELSDTRESEAQALELVSKTQKQLEEANATAEMLQADDVKAMEACRSLSLELEQSRAQVKPLEELVSKLQADPANICGKTVMNPTGDVEVLQESVENEETKQLKAKMNLLKHEVGQLKSALEASETRYQEEYIQSTLQIRSAYEQVERTKLESGHKEAELEAELKKAKNNIEELRANLMDKETELQGISEENEGLALKIEKNQPSERESELAMELKKLEHDLAELKASLLDKEAQLQSVAEENGTLWKEIKKGEMEKSKVNDEAVALAETARAAEHEALMKLGYLTEEADKSSRRAARVTEQLDAAQAANTEMEAELRRLKVQSDQWRKAAEAAAAMLSTGNNGKFVERTGSLDNNYNPIPGNMGSPFSEDMDDDSPKKKNGNMLKKIGVLWKRGQK